The genomic stretch GCAAAAAGTATATTTACAGACAGAGAATTGAATAAACAAACGCATTTAAATGAATTAATGCTTAACAGTCTCTCTTTTCCAACTATGCTTTTTAATAGAAATGACTTTAAAGTATTGTCCGCAAATAATGCTGCAAAAGAACTTGGTTACTTTCCATATGAAAATATCATAGGACAATTTATTAAGACTGAACAAATAATGACGTTTTTAAAAAAAATATCTGAAGACAATAAATCATCTTTTAAACAGATTAAATTTCCAGATGTAAAAGCATACGAAAAAATATGGGATATAATTTTGTCAAATGTTGCTGATGATATAATATTGTTTTTTGCGATTGACATGACAGAACAAAAACGTATTGAAAGAATGAAAGAGGATTCGGAACGCATCGTAAGACATGATTTAAAATCACCTTTAAACAGTATTCTTGGATACATTGAACTTATAATAGAATTTGGGGGTCTTGCTCCAAAATTTATAAAATATGCTGAAAACGCTTACGAAAGCGGGAAAAGCATGGCCACTTTTATTGATCACGCTATGGATATATTTAAACTTGAGGATAGCTCCTATAAATTTTCTCCTTCTGACTTTAATATAAGAGAGATGTTGGAAAAAATAGAAAACGAATTTTTGTATTATATACAGAAAAAAAATATAGATTTATCAGTTAATTTTAATGGTAATCCTTTAAAATTAATTAGCGATTATAATATGATTGGAGAAAAAATACTTATAAAAAATATGCTTAGCAATCTTATAAAAAACGCATTTGAAGCTTCCCCTGCAAATTCAACAATAACTGTAAATATAGATAGAAAAGAAAAAAATCATGAAATTAATATCCACAATATGGGGGTTG from Desulfobacterales bacterium encodes the following:
- a CDS encoding hybrid sensor histidine kinase/response regulator — translated: MNRDTLKNNSAIWLKNMSVLYVEDEVLTLEHISHLISPLIKKLYKASDGSEGLAIAKDNEIDIIITDIDMPKMNGIEMCKKIKQINSYIPIIITTYIEETNYLKEAIDVGVNHYVLKPIDLDALIKNLYRCAKSIFTDRELNKQTHLNELMLNSLSFPTMLFNRNDFKVLSANNAAKELGYFPYENIIGQFIKTEQIMTFLKKISEDNKSSFKQIKFPDVKAYEKIWDIILSNVADDIILFFAIDMTEQKRIERMKEDSERIVRHDLKSPLNSILGYIELIIEFGGLAPKFIKYAENAYESGKSMATFIDHAMDIFKLEDSSYKFSPSDFNIREMLEKIENEFLYYIQKKNIDLSVNFNGNPLKLISDYNMIGEKILIKNMLSNLIKNAFEASPANSTITVNIDRKEKNHEINIHNMGVVPIEVQDRFFDKYSTSGKNKGTGIGTYSAYLITKLHKGEISYTTSDEKGTHVYVTLPLSY